The bacterium genome has a window encoding:
- a CDS encoding ComF family protein encodes MQPLPRFILGFLQLFFPRNCAICETALRPETAGMVCAPCLEEIEWSTPPWCPCGGKPFASRLTLTHAPDHLCADCRTHPPAFDRARALGLHEGHLRDAMHLYKYQQVTKMSDTFAPALARLAREAFSDTVEGTGTAVTFVPILPARWRQRGFDQAAVLGQKTARLLGLPFLRTLERTASGTPQTGLRGRERRRNLKRAFSVPDAAPIEGKRILLVDDVLTTGATASACANTLKSAGAQSVDVLTVCHVHLKAYTG; translated from the coding sequence ATGCAGCCCCTCCCGCGGTTCATCCTGGGCTTTCTCCAGCTTTTCTTCCCCCGCAATTGCGCCATCTGCGAAACCGCCCTGCGGCCCGAAACCGCCGGGATGGTATGCGCGCCCTGCCTGGAGGAAATCGAATGGAGCACGCCGCCGTGGTGCCCCTGCGGCGGCAAGCCATTTGCCTCCCGGCTCACCCTCACCCACGCACCCGATCACCTCTGCGCCGACTGCCGCACCCATCCGCCCGCGTTCGACCGCGCCCGCGCGCTGGGCCTGCATGAGGGACACCTCCGCGACGCGATGCACCTCTACAAGTACCAGCAAGTCACAAAGATGTCCGACACCTTCGCACCCGCACTCGCCCGCCTCGCCCGCGAGGCGTTTTCCGACACGGTGGAAGGGACGGGCACGGCTGTCACTTTCGTCCCCATTCTTCCGGCGCGGTGGCGGCAAAGGGGCTTCGATCAGGCCGCGGTTCTCGGACAAAAAACCGCCCGGCTCCTCGGGCTGCCCTTTCTCCGAACGCTCGAGCGCACCGCCTCCGGCACTCCCCAAACCGGCCTCCGCGGCCGGGAGCGAAGAAGGAACCTCAAGCGCGCCTTTTCCGTCCCGGATGCCGCGCCGATCGAGGGAAAGCGCATTCTCCTCGTGGACGATGTCCTGACCACCGGAGCCACCGCTTCCGCCTGCGCGAATACCCTGAAATCCGCCGGCGCCCAAAGCGTGGATGTCCTCACGGTCTGCCACGTCCATCTCAAGGCCTATACGGGATGA